From a single Solenopsis invicta isolate M01_SB chromosome 6, UNIL_Sinv_3.0, whole genome shotgun sequence genomic region:
- the LOC105204035 gene encoding glucose transporter type 1 isoform X11, giving the protein MACEFFKGLTLFLSYAILAAVLGMLQFGYNTGVINAPEVNIENFMKDVYKDRYGEDISDDSVKTLYSVAVSIFAIGGMVGGFSGGTIANRFGRKGGLLLNNVLGIVGACLMGFTKLAESYEMLFFGRFIIGVNCGLNTSLVPMYISEIAPLNLRGGLGTVNQLAVTVGLLVSQVLGIEQILGTNEGWPVLLGLAICPAILQLVLLPVCPESPRYLLITKQWEEEARKALRRLRASNQVEEDIEEMRAEERAQQAESTISMTELICSPTLRAPLVIGVVMQLSQQLSGINAVFYYSTNLFTSSGLTDESAKFATIGIGAIMVCMTLVSIPLMDRTGRRTLHLYGLGGMFIFSIFITISFLIKEFFGYVQEMIDWMSYISVVSTLCFVVFFAVGPGSIPWMITAELFSQGPRPAAMSIAVLVNWMANFLVGIGFPSMKSSLENYTFLPFSAFLAIFWIFTYKKVPETKNKTFEEILALFRHGNDRSSLRDSRLYGSMLNCVNALEGHIPPAESAALMVAEEKPHPDSFVFAAGSERSSVAPAQPERPPPPLPPPRFPNSGV; this is encoded by the exons GGACTGACGCTTTTCCTGTCGTACGCGATACTAGCAGCCGTATTGGGGATGTTGCAGTTTGGATACAACACGGGAGTGATTAACGCGCCTGAAGTG AACATAGAGAATTTTATGAAAGACGTGTACAAGGATAGGTATGGGGAGGATATTTCGGATGATTCTGTTAAGACGTTGTATTCCGTAGCCGTGAGCATATTCGCGATCGGTGGTATGGTGGGTGGTTTCAGCGGAGGGACAATTGCCAACAGATTTGGCAG AAAGGGAGGCTTACTGCTAAACAACGTGCTGGGCATCGTGGGGGCGTGCCTAATGGGTTTCACGAAACTCGCTGAGTCGTACGAGATGTTGTTTTTTGGACGGTTCATCATCGGTGTCAATTGTGGCTTGAACACCTCGTTGGTTCCCATGTACATATCGGAAATAGCGCCATTGAACCTGAGAGGCGGCCTAGGCACGGTGAACCAGCTCGCTGTTACGGTGGGCCTCCTGGTCTCCCAGGTGCTGGGCATCGAGCAAATCCTTGGAACAAACGAGGGTTGGCCCGTTCTCTTAGGACTAGCTATCTGTCCTGCCATTCTACAACTAGTGCTGCTTCCAGTTTGCCCGGAATCTCCAAG ATATTTGCTCATTACTAAACAATGGGAGGAAGAGGCTCGGAAAGCTTTGAGAAGGTTGAGAGCCAGTAACCAAGTCGAGGAAGACATTGAAGAGATGAGAGCTGAGGAACGAGCTCAACAAGCTGAGTCCACGATATCGATGACAGAGCTTATATGCAGTCCAACTCTAAGAGCACCTCTCGTTATTGGTGTGGTTATGCAACTTTCGCAGCAGCTTTCGGGTATCAACGCC gTATTTTATTATTCCACGAATCTGTTCACTAGTTCTGGTTTAACGGACGAGAGTGCCAAGTTTGCAACCATTGGCATAGGTGCCATCATGGTTTGTATGACGCTAGTGTCTATCCCACTCATGGATAGGACAGGAAGGCGTACGTTGCACTTGTACGGTCTTGGTGGCATGTTTATCTTTTCAATATTCATCACAATTTCGTTTCTCATAAAG GAGTTCTTCGGATATGTGCAGGAAATGATCGACTGGATGTCCTACATCTCGGTGGTGTCGACCCTGTGCTTCGTCGTGTTCTTTGCCGTGGGGCCCGGATCTATACCCTGGATGATCACGGCGGAACTGTTCTCGCAAGGCCCTAGACCCGCCGCCATGTCCATCGCGGTCCTCGTCAATTGGATGGCTAATTTTTTGGTTGGCATCGGTTTTCCAAGCATGAAG AGTAGCCTTGAAAACTACACGTTCCTACCGTTCAGTGCATTTCTAGCCATCTTCTGGATCTTCACGTACAAGAAGGTTCCTGAGACCAAGAATAAAACGTTCGAAGAGATTCTAGCTTTATTCAGGCATGGTAACGACAG GAGCAGCTTGCGGGACAGCAGACTTTATGG GAGCATGCTAAACTGTGTGAATGCATTAGAGGGACACATACCGCCAGCAGAGAGCGCAGCCCTGATGGTGGCAGAGGAGAAGCCACATCCTGATTCAT TTGTGTTTGC
- the LOC105204035 gene encoding glucose transporter type 1 isoform X9 gives MVSLPPSLQKQVSVMSMNLSAKLDELQRGDRQLETTVALCEIRTQLQELTKSVESCQSEVSEVKRDMVTIKQELDTVQQVKEEIEELREYVNRLEEHSHRRKLRLLEQVTSGVRHNNGLTLFLSYAILAAVLGMLQFGYNTGVINAPEVNIENFMKDVYKDRYGEDISDDSVKTLYSVAVSIFAIGGMVGGFSGGTIANRFGRKGGLLLNNVLGIVGACLMGFTKLAESYEMLFFGRFIIGVNCGLNTSLVPMYISEIAPLNLRGGLGTVNQLAVTVGLLVSQVLGIEQILGTNEGWPVLLGLAICPAILQLVLLPVCPESPRYLLITKQWEEEARKALRRLRASNQVEEDIEEMRAEERAQQAESTISMTELICSPTLRAPLVIGVVMQLSQQLSGINAVFYYSTNLFTSSGLTDESAKFATIGIGAIMVCMTLVSIPLMDRTGRRTLHLYGLGGMFIFSIFITISFLIKEFFGYVQEMIDWMSYISVVSTLCFVVFFAVGPGSIPWMITAELFSQGPRPAAMSIAVLVNWMANFLVGIGFPSMKSSLENYTFLPFSAFLAIFWIFTYKKVPETKNKTFEEILALFRHGNDRSSLRDSRLYGSMLNCVNALEGHIPPAESAALMVAEEKPHPDSFVFAAGSERSSVAPAQPERPPPPLPPPRFPNSGV, from the exons atgGTCTCCCTACCTCCCAG TCTGCAGAAACAGGTCAGCGTTATGAGTATGAACCTGAGTGCCAAGCTGGACGAGCTGCAGCGGGGTGACCGCCAGCTGGAGACCACCGTCGCTCTCTGCGAGATCCGCACGCAGTTGCAGGAGCTCACGAAGAGCGTAGAGTCTTGTCAGAGCGAGGTCAGCGAGGTGAAACGGGACATGGTTACGATTAAG CAAGAACTAGACACGGTACAGCAGGTCAAGGAAGAGATAGAGGAATTACGAGAGTACGTGAATAGACTGGAAGAGCACTCCCACCGGCGGAAACTTAGGCTCTTGGAGCAGGTGACTTCCGGTGTTAGACACAACAAT GGACTGACGCTTTTCCTGTCGTACGCGATACTAGCAGCCGTATTGGGGATGTTGCAGTTTGGATACAACACGGGAGTGATTAACGCGCCTGAAGTG AACATAGAGAATTTTATGAAAGACGTGTACAAGGATAGGTATGGGGAGGATATTTCGGATGATTCTGTTAAGACGTTGTATTCCGTAGCCGTGAGCATATTCGCGATCGGTGGTATGGTGGGTGGTTTCAGCGGAGGGACAATTGCCAACAGATTTGGCAG AAAGGGAGGCTTACTGCTAAACAACGTGCTGGGCATCGTGGGGGCGTGCCTAATGGGTTTCACGAAACTCGCTGAGTCGTACGAGATGTTGTTTTTTGGACGGTTCATCATCGGTGTCAATTGTGGCTTGAACACCTCGTTGGTTCCCATGTACATATCGGAAATAGCGCCATTGAACCTGAGAGGCGGCCTAGGCACGGTGAACCAGCTCGCTGTTACGGTGGGCCTCCTGGTCTCCCAGGTGCTGGGCATCGAGCAAATCCTTGGAACAAACGAGGGTTGGCCCGTTCTCTTAGGACTAGCTATCTGTCCTGCCATTCTACAACTAGTGCTGCTTCCAGTTTGCCCGGAATCTCCAAG ATATTTGCTCATTACTAAACAATGGGAGGAAGAGGCTCGGAAAGCTTTGAGAAGGTTGAGAGCCAGTAACCAAGTCGAGGAAGACATTGAAGAGATGAGAGCTGAGGAACGAGCTCAACAAGCTGAGTCCACGATATCGATGACAGAGCTTATATGCAGTCCAACTCTAAGAGCACCTCTCGTTATTGGTGTGGTTATGCAACTTTCGCAGCAGCTTTCGGGTATCAACGCC gTATTTTATTATTCCACGAATCTGTTCACTAGTTCTGGTTTAACGGACGAGAGTGCCAAGTTTGCAACCATTGGCATAGGTGCCATCATGGTTTGTATGACGCTAGTGTCTATCCCACTCATGGATAGGACAGGAAGGCGTACGTTGCACTTGTACGGTCTTGGTGGCATGTTTATCTTTTCAATATTCATCACAATTTCGTTTCTCATAAAG GAGTTCTTCGGATATGTGCAGGAAATGATCGACTGGATGTCCTACATCTCGGTGGTGTCGACCCTGTGCTTCGTCGTGTTCTTTGCCGTGGGGCCCGGATCTATACCCTGGATGATCACGGCGGAACTGTTCTCGCAAGGCCCTAGACCCGCCGCCATGTCCATCGCGGTCCTCGTCAATTGGATGGCTAATTTTTTGGTTGGCATCGGTTTTCCAAGCATGAAG AGTAGCCTTGAAAACTACACGTTCCTACCGTTCAGTGCATTTCTAGCCATCTTCTGGATCTTCACGTACAAGAAGGTTCCTGAGACCAAGAATAAAACGTTCGAAGAGATTCTAGCTTTATTCAGGCATGGTAACGACAG GAGCAGCTTGCGGGACAGCAGACTTTATGG GAGCATGCTAAACTGTGTGAATGCATTAGAGGGACACATACCGCCAGCAGAGAGCGCAGCCCTGATGGTGGCAGAGGAGAAGCCACATCCTGATTCAT TTGTGTTTGC
- the LOC105204035 gene encoding glucose transporter type 1 isoform X10 gives MSMNLSAKLDELQRGDRQLETTVALCEIRTQLQELTKSVESCQSEVSEVKRDMVTIKQELDTVQQVKEEIEELREYVNRLEEHSHRRKLRLLEQVTSGVRHNNGLTLFLSYAILAAVLGMLQFGYNTGVINAPEVNIENFMKDVYKDRYGEDISDDSVKTLYSVAVSIFAIGGMVGGFSGGTIANRFGRKGGLLLNNVLGIVGACLMGFTKLAESYEMLFFGRFIIGVNCGLNTSLVPMYISEIAPLNLRGGLGTVNQLAVTVGLLVSQVLGIEQILGTNEGWPVLLGLAICPAILQLVLLPVCPESPRYLLITKQWEEEARKALRRLRASNQVEEDIEEMRAEERAQQAESTISMTELICSPTLRAPLVIGVVMQLSQQLSGINAVFYYSTNLFTSSGLTDESAKFATIGIGAIMVCMTLVSIPLMDRTGRRTLHLYGLGGMFIFSIFITISFLIKEFFGYVQEMIDWMSYISVVSTLCFVVFFAVGPGSIPWMITAELFSQGPRPAAMSIAVLVNWMANFLVGIGFPSMKSSLENYTFLPFSAFLAIFWIFTYKKVPETKNKTFEEILALFRHGNDRSSLRDSRLYGSMLNCVNALEGHIPPAESAALMVAEEKPHPDSFVFAAGSERSSVAPAQPERPPPPLPPPRFPNSGV, from the exons ATGAGTATGAACCTGAGTGCCAAGCTGGACGAGCTGCAGCGGGGTGACCGCCAGCTGGAGACCACCGTCGCTCTCTGCGAGATCCGCACGCAGTTGCAGGAGCTCACGAAGAGCGTAGAGTCTTGTCAGAGCGAGGTCAGCGAGGTGAAACGGGACATGGTTACGATTAAG CAAGAACTAGACACGGTACAGCAGGTCAAGGAAGAGATAGAGGAATTACGAGAGTACGTGAATAGACTGGAAGAGCACTCCCACCGGCGGAAACTTAGGCTCTTGGAGCAGGTGACTTCCGGTGTTAGACACAACAAT GGACTGACGCTTTTCCTGTCGTACGCGATACTAGCAGCCGTATTGGGGATGTTGCAGTTTGGATACAACACGGGAGTGATTAACGCGCCTGAAGTG AACATAGAGAATTTTATGAAAGACGTGTACAAGGATAGGTATGGGGAGGATATTTCGGATGATTCTGTTAAGACGTTGTATTCCGTAGCCGTGAGCATATTCGCGATCGGTGGTATGGTGGGTGGTTTCAGCGGAGGGACAATTGCCAACAGATTTGGCAG AAAGGGAGGCTTACTGCTAAACAACGTGCTGGGCATCGTGGGGGCGTGCCTAATGGGTTTCACGAAACTCGCTGAGTCGTACGAGATGTTGTTTTTTGGACGGTTCATCATCGGTGTCAATTGTGGCTTGAACACCTCGTTGGTTCCCATGTACATATCGGAAATAGCGCCATTGAACCTGAGAGGCGGCCTAGGCACGGTGAACCAGCTCGCTGTTACGGTGGGCCTCCTGGTCTCCCAGGTGCTGGGCATCGAGCAAATCCTTGGAACAAACGAGGGTTGGCCCGTTCTCTTAGGACTAGCTATCTGTCCTGCCATTCTACAACTAGTGCTGCTTCCAGTTTGCCCGGAATCTCCAAG ATATTTGCTCATTACTAAACAATGGGAGGAAGAGGCTCGGAAAGCTTTGAGAAGGTTGAGAGCCAGTAACCAAGTCGAGGAAGACATTGAAGAGATGAGAGCTGAGGAACGAGCTCAACAAGCTGAGTCCACGATATCGATGACAGAGCTTATATGCAGTCCAACTCTAAGAGCACCTCTCGTTATTGGTGTGGTTATGCAACTTTCGCAGCAGCTTTCGGGTATCAACGCC gTATTTTATTATTCCACGAATCTGTTCACTAGTTCTGGTTTAACGGACGAGAGTGCCAAGTTTGCAACCATTGGCATAGGTGCCATCATGGTTTGTATGACGCTAGTGTCTATCCCACTCATGGATAGGACAGGAAGGCGTACGTTGCACTTGTACGGTCTTGGTGGCATGTTTATCTTTTCAATATTCATCACAATTTCGTTTCTCATAAAG GAGTTCTTCGGATATGTGCAGGAAATGATCGACTGGATGTCCTACATCTCGGTGGTGTCGACCCTGTGCTTCGTCGTGTTCTTTGCCGTGGGGCCCGGATCTATACCCTGGATGATCACGGCGGAACTGTTCTCGCAAGGCCCTAGACCCGCCGCCATGTCCATCGCGGTCCTCGTCAATTGGATGGCTAATTTTTTGGTTGGCATCGGTTTTCCAAGCATGAAG AGTAGCCTTGAAAACTACACGTTCCTACCGTTCAGTGCATTTCTAGCCATCTTCTGGATCTTCACGTACAAGAAGGTTCCTGAGACCAAGAATAAAACGTTCGAAGAGATTCTAGCTTTATTCAGGCATGGTAACGACAG GAGCAGCTTGCGGGACAGCAGACTTTATGG GAGCATGCTAAACTGTGTGAATGCATTAGAGGGACACATACCGCCAGCAGAGAGCGCAGCCCTGATGGTGGCAGAGGAGAAGCCACATCCTGATTCAT TTGTGTTTGC